The following are from one region of the Etheostoma spectabile isolate EspeVRDwgs_2016 chromosome 2, UIUC_Espe_1.0, whole genome shotgun sequence genome:
- the zgc:174863 gene encoding CD276 antigen isoform X1, producing MGHLSGLGHRILLWLRLLILKVKEGTKPYNKTVHVEFSVKQSVHHQETSPCRGACKLNMASMGILLFFTVIYIRTGHTNTAFVKVECQAGKVGVYGQQSLLQCVVKTTQDNTEIRVVTWKKEGLYDPLLVFYKEKIVPRQGYSFAEPSWNERNMNVSLLITNTSVKHEGVYKCEVMTNSGDGSDSTSLKVTAKYKKPTIHSDPQKILSNTDVTLTCKSSEGYPKGQLRWFDEHNVEWTISSQKEEDQTESGLFNLCSKLYLRKGSTFTKYTCKVFNASDGKEDEATFEVHNASGSVGNITANKSHLPATKIVAPVVVIGSLIVGLLLALLIYRKRSQKARRHSTTPLMGDHRGLATSDYDDGDQEGDKTCQVSLA from the exons ATGGGGCATTTATCTGGACTAGGCCACCGTATTTTGTTGTGGCTTCGCTTACTCATACTGAAAGTGAAAGAAGGAACGAAGCCGTATAACAAAACAGTCCATGTCGAGTTCTCAGTTAAACAATCGGTCCACCACCAAGAGACGTCGCCTTGTAGAGGAGCGTGTAAG tTAAACATGGCCTCAATGGGTATCCTCCTTTTTTTCACTGTCATCTACATcagaacaggacatacaaacACGG CTTTTGTAAAAGTGGAATGCCAGGCTGGAAAGGTGGGAGTGTATGGCCAGCAGTCACTGCTGCAGTGTGTTGTCAAAACCACACAAGACAACACAGAAATCCGGGTGGTCACTTGGAAGAAAGAGGGACTCTATGACCCCTTACTGGTTTTTTACAAAGAGAAAATTGTTCCAAGGCAAGGCTATTCTTTTGCTGAGCCGTCCTGGAATGAAAGAAACATGAATGTATCCCTGCTCATCACCAACACCTCTGTAAAGCACGAGGGAGTTTATAAATGTGAGGTGATGACAAACAGCGGCGACGGATCCGACAGCACCAGCCTTAAGGTCACAG CCAAATACAAAAAACCAACTATCCACTCCGACCCTCAGAAAATACTTTCTAATACAGATGTTACCCTGACATGCAAGTCTTCTGAAGGCTACCCAAAAGGTCAACTTCGCTGGTTTGATGAGCACAACGTAGAGTGGACAATAAGCTCTCAAAAGGAGGAGGACCAGACAGAAAGTGGTCTGTTTAACCTCTGTAGCAAGCTGTATTTGCGGAAAGGATCCACGTTCACCAAATACACCTGCAAAGTGTTCAATGCCAGTGACGGCAAAGAGGACGAGGCCACATTTGAAGTACACAATGCATCAG GTTCAGTTGGCAACATCACAGCCAACAAATCTCATCTGCCAGCTACCAAAATAGTCGCTCCTGTGGTGGTCATCGGATCTCTGATCGTAGGGTTGCTGTTGGCGCTGCTGATCTATAGAAAGCGATCTCAAA AGGCGCGGAGACACTCCACAACACCCCTTATGG GTGACCATCGTGGGCTCGCTACAAGCGATTACGATGATG GTGATCAGGAGGGGGATAAAACATGCCAAGTCAGCCTGGCCTGA
- the zgc:174863 gene encoding CD276 antigen isoform X2, whose translation MGHLSGLGHRILLWLRLLILKVKEGTKPYNKTVHVEFSVKQSVHHQETSPCRGACKLNMASMGILLFFTVIYIRTGHTNTAFVKVECQAGKVGVYGQQSLLQCVVKTTQDNTEIRVVTWKKEGLYDPLLVFYKEKIVPRQGYSFAEPSWNERNMNVSLLITNTSVKHEGVYKCEVMTNSGDGSDSTSLKVTAKYKKPTIHSDPQKILSNTDVTLTCKSSEGYPKGQLRWFDEHNVEWTISSQKEEDQTESGLFNLCSKLYLRKGSTFTKYTCKVFNASDGKEDEATFEVHNASGSVGNITANKSHLPATKIVAPVVVIGSLIVGLLLALLIYRKRSQSDHRGLATSDYDDGDQEGDKTCQVSLA comes from the exons ATGGGGCATTTATCTGGACTAGGCCACCGTATTTTGTTGTGGCTTCGCTTACTCATACTGAAAGTGAAAGAAGGAACGAAGCCGTATAACAAAACAGTCCATGTCGAGTTCTCAGTTAAACAATCGGTCCACCACCAAGAGACGTCGCCTTGTAGAGGAGCGTGTAAG tTAAACATGGCCTCAATGGGTATCCTCCTTTTTTTCACTGTCATCTACATcagaacaggacatacaaacACGG CTTTTGTAAAAGTGGAATGCCAGGCTGGAAAGGTGGGAGTGTATGGCCAGCAGTCACTGCTGCAGTGTGTTGTCAAAACCACACAAGACAACACAGAAATCCGGGTGGTCACTTGGAAGAAAGAGGGACTCTATGACCCCTTACTGGTTTTTTACAAAGAGAAAATTGTTCCAAGGCAAGGCTATTCTTTTGCTGAGCCGTCCTGGAATGAAAGAAACATGAATGTATCCCTGCTCATCACCAACACCTCTGTAAAGCACGAGGGAGTTTATAAATGTGAGGTGATGACAAACAGCGGCGACGGATCCGACAGCACCAGCCTTAAGGTCACAG CCAAATACAAAAAACCAACTATCCACTCCGACCCTCAGAAAATACTTTCTAATACAGATGTTACCCTGACATGCAAGTCTTCTGAAGGCTACCCAAAAGGTCAACTTCGCTGGTTTGATGAGCACAACGTAGAGTGGACAATAAGCTCTCAAAAGGAGGAGGACCAGACAGAAAGTGGTCTGTTTAACCTCTGTAGCAAGCTGTATTTGCGGAAAGGATCCACGTTCACCAAATACACCTGCAAAGTGTTCAATGCCAGTGACGGCAAAGAGGACGAGGCCACATTTGAAGTACACAATGCATCAG GTTCAGTTGGCAACATCACAGCCAACAAATCTCATCTGCCAGCTACCAAAATAGTCGCTCCTGTGGTGGTCATCGGATCTCTGATCGTAGGGTTGCTGTTGGCGCTGCTGATCTATAGAAAGCGATCTCAAA GTGACCATCGTGGGCTCGCTACAAGCGATTACGATGATG GTGATCAGGAGGGGGATAAAACATGCCAAGTCAGCCTGGCCTGA